In one Nicotiana tomentosiformis chromosome 6, ASM39032v3, whole genome shotgun sequence genomic region, the following are encoded:
- the LOC104094997 gene encoding polygalacturonase isoform X2 has protein sequence MDLKFKVHFALVLLFLAHFGESQTGVFDITKYGANSNADISEALLNAFKEACQSTSPSTIVIPKGTFTMNQVKLEGPCKSPLELQIQATLKAPSDPSQLKVGEWLTVNKLDQFTMSGGGILDGQAAAAWECKQSKKCNKLPNNLSFNSLTNSTIKDITTLDSKSFHVNVNQCKNLTFIRFNVSAPANSPNTDGIHVSRSSSVNITDSNFSTGDDCISVGDETEQLYITRVTCGPGHGISVGSLGGNPDEKPVVGVFVRNCTFTNTDNGVRIKTWPASHPGVVNDVHFEDIIVQNVSNPVVIDQVYCPFNKCNKDLPSQVKISKVSFQNIKGTSRTQDAVSLLCSKGVPCEGIEVGDIDITYSGKEGPAKSSCENIKPSLKGKQNPPVCTASAASSS, from the exons ATGGATTTGAAATTCAAGGTACACTTTGCATTGGTGTTGCTATTTCTAGCACACTTTGGGGAATCTCAAACTGGAGTTTTTGATATAACTAAATATGGTGCTAATAGCAATGCAGATATTAGTGAG GCATTGTTGAATGCTTTTAAAGAAGCATGTCAATCAACAAGCCCAAGCACAATTGTGATCCCAAAGGGAACATTTACAATGAATCAAGTAAAACTAGAAGGTCCATGCAAATCCCCACTTGAACTTCAAATCCAAGCCACTTTGAAAGCTCCTTCAGATCCTAGCCAACTTAAGGTTGGTGAATGGTTAACTGTAAATAAACTTGATCAGTTTACCATGTCTGGTGGTGGAATTCTTGATGGTCAAGCTGCAGCTGCTTGGGAATGCAAACAatccaaaaaatgcaataaactTCCCAAT AATTTGAGTTTCAACTCCCTCACAAATTCCACAATCAAGGACATAACAACACTGGACAGCAAATCATTCCATGTCAACGTTAACCAATGCAAGAATCTAACATTCATTCGATTCAACGTCAGTGCACCAGCCAACAGCCCAAACACAGATGGAATTCATGTCTCGAGATCGAGCTCTGTGAATATTACAGATTCAAATTTTTCTACAGGAGATGATTGTATTTCAGTTGGTGATGAAACAGAACAACTTTATATTACTAGAGTTACATGTGGGCCTGGACATGGTATTAGTGTTGGAAGTCTAGGTGGAAATCCAGATGAAAAACCAGTGGTTGGAGTTTTTGTTAGGAACTGCACTTTTACTAACACTGATAATGGTGTTAGAATTAAGACATGGCCTGCTTCACATCCTGGTGTTGTTAATGATGTTCATTTTGAGGATATTATTGTGCAAAATGTTAGCAATCCTGTTGTCATTGATCAAGTTTATTGCCCATTCAACAAATGCAACAAAGAT TTGCCATCACAAGTGAAGATCAGTAAAGTGAGTTTCCAAAACATAAAGGGAACATCAAGAACTCAAGATGCAGTGTCACTTCTCTGCAGTAAAGGTGTACCTTGTGAGGGTATTGAAGTTGGAGACATTGATATAACTTACAGTGGAAAAGAAGGGCCAGCAAAATCAAGTTGTGAGAATATTAAGCCAAGTTTAAAAGGCAAACAAAATCCACCTGTTTGTACTGCCTCTGCTGCTTCCTCTTCTTAA
- the LOC104094997 gene encoding polygalacturonase isoform X1, with the protein MDLKFKIHFALLVLLFLAHFGESQTGVFDITKYGANSNADISEALLNAFKEACQSTSPSTIVIPKGTFTMNQVKLEGPCKSPLELQIQATLKAPSDPSQLKVGEWLTVNKLDQFTMSGGGILDGQAAAAWECKQSKKCNKLPNNLSFNSLTNSTIKDITTLDSKSFHVNVNQCKNLTFIRFNVSAPANSPNTDGIHVSRSSSVNITDSNFSTGDDCISVGDETEQLYITRVTCGPGHGISVGSLGGNPDEKPVVGVFVRNCTFTNTDNGVRIKTWPASHPGVVNDVHFEDIIVQNVSNPVVIDQVYCPFNKCNKDLPSQVKISKVSFQNIKGTSRTQDAVSLLCSKGVPCEGIEVGDIDITYSGKEGPAKSSCENIKPSLKGKQNPPVCTASAASSS; encoded by the exons TTTCTAGCACACTTTGGGGAATCTCAAACTGGAGTTTTTGATATAACTAAATATGGTGCTAATAGCAATGCAGATATTAGTGAG GCATTGTTGAATGCTTTTAAAGAAGCATGTCAATCAACAAGCCCAAGCACAATTGTGATCCCAAAGGGAACATTTACAATGAATCAAGTAAAACTAGAAGGTCCATGCAAATCCCCACTTGAACTTCAAATCCAAGCCACTTTGAAAGCTCCTTCAGATCCTAGCCAACTTAAGGTTGGTGAATGGTTAACTGTAAATAAACTTGATCAGTTTACCATGTCTGGTGGTGGAATTCTTGATGGTCAAGCTGCAGCTGCTTGGGAATGCAAACAatccaaaaaatgcaataaactTCCCAAT AATTTGAGTTTCAACTCCCTCACAAATTCCACAATCAAGGACATAACAACACTGGACAGCAAATCATTCCATGTCAACGTTAACCAATGCAAGAATCTAACATTCATTCGATTCAACGTCAGTGCACCAGCCAACAGCCCAAACACAGATGGAATTCATGTCTCGAGATCGAGCTCTGTGAATATTACAGATTCAAATTTTTCTACAGGAGATGATTGTATTTCAGTTGGTGATGAAACAGAACAACTTTATATTACTAGAGTTACATGTGGGCCTGGACATGGTATTAGTGTTGGAAGTCTAGGTGGAAATCCAGATGAAAAACCAGTGGTTGGAGTTTTTGTTAGGAACTGCACTTTTACTAACACTGATAATGGTGTTAGAATTAAGACATGGCCTGCTTCACATCCTGGTGTTGTTAATGATGTTCATTTTGAGGATATTATTGTGCAAAATGTTAGCAATCCTGTTGTCATTGATCAAGTTTATTGCCCATTCAACAAATGCAACAAAGAT TTGCCATCACAAGTGAAGATCAGTAAAGTGAGTTTCCAAAACATAAAGGGAACATCAAGAACTCAAGATGCAGTGTCACTTCTCTGCAGTAAAGGTGTACCTTGTGAGGGTATTGAAGTTGGAGACATTGATATAACTTACAGTGGAAAAGAAGGGCCAGCAAAATCAAGTTGTGAGAATATTAAGCCAAGTTTAAAAGGCAAACAAAATCCACCTGTTTGTACTGCCTCTGCTGCTTCCTCTTCTTAA